A genomic region of Papaver somniferum cultivar HN1 chromosome 7, ASM357369v1, whole genome shotgun sequence contains the following coding sequences:
- the LOC113295074 gene encoding uncharacterized protein LOC113295074, translating into MDPNTVDKNDDRYSHYHRRIQHPRMDCYNLRIMLQRKLEIGEIEMGNPEGGKATQHQVMMLSHEPSGDAWKPWEDNDEEACETEMENPAFTNTDGVASRFAQTVLSQQLFDSLDFSENQIKEASKAITAIAAGKPYDPLPKEAIVFTDEDIFYPGEHLRPLYLTTHINKHPLKRAFVYGGASLNLISMHTLDILGVQRSAIRMRTTSVKGFGGHTQTSIGIVNLVMKVGPIRALTPFYILEDDTTFHVLLGRGWLLNHKVVASTYHQCVKTNMGGRKYRIPSTSNPFDPDETYMA; encoded by the coding sequence ATGGACCCCAACACCGTTGACAAGAACGATGATAGGTACTCTCACTACCATCGAAGGATACAACACCCCAGGATGGACTGCTACAACCTCCGAATAATGTTACAGAGGAAGCTGGAGATAGGCGAAATTGAGATGGGAAATCCTGAAGGCGGCAAGGCGACTCAACACCAAGTTATGATGCTCTCTCATGAACCGAGTGGAGATGCTTGGAAACCTTGGGAAGACAATGATGAAGAGGCGTGTGAAACCGAGATGGAAAACCCCGCGTTCACAAACACAGATGGTGTGGCTAGCAGGTTTGCACAAACAGTATTGTCTCAACAATTATTTGACTCCCTCGACTTCAGTGAAAACCAAATCAAAGAAGCATCCAAGGCTATAACAGCTATCGCGGCAGGAAAACCCTACGACCCCCTCCCCAAGGAGGCGATTGTGTTTACAGATGAAGACATCTTCTATCCGGGAGAGCATCTTAGACCCTTGTACTTAACCACGCATATCAACAAGCACCCATTGAAGAGAGCCTTCGTATATGGGGGTGCGTCTCTGAATTTAATCTCCATGCACACTTTAGACATCCTGGGAGTGCAGCGATCCGCAATCAGGATGCGAACTACTTCAGTGAAGGGGTTCGGCGGTCATACCCAGACATCCATAGGGATCGTCAACCTAGTCATGAAAGTCGGACCTATCCGCGCACTTACACCATTCTACATACTGGAAGATGACACCACATTCCACGTACTATTGGGGCGAGGATGGCTGCTCAACCATAAGGTAGTGGcatcgacgtatcaccaatgtgTTAAGACCAATATGGGAGGAAGGAAGTATCGGATCCCCTCCACAAGCAACCCGTTCGACCCAGATGAAACATATATGGCGTAG
- the LOC113298121 gene encoding probable UDP-arabinopyranose mutase 2 has protein sequence MSGPSSVSVKPTPLLKDELDIVIPTIRNLDFLEMWRPFFEQYHLIIVQDGDPTKTIHVPEGFDYELYNRNDINRILGPKASCISFKDSACRCFGYMVSKKKYIYTIDDDCFVAKDPSGKDINALEQHIKNLLSPSTPFFFNTLYDPYREGADFVRGYPFSLREGVPTAVSHGLWLNIPDYDAPTQLVKPRERNSRYVDAVLTIPKGTLFPMCGMNLGFDRELIGPAMYFGLMGDGQPIGRYDDMWAGWCIKVICDHMGWGVKTGLPYIWHSKASNPFVNLKKEYKGIYWQEEIIPFFQQIVMPKECTTVQACYIELSKQVQEKLGKIDPYFTKLAEAMVTWIEAWDELNPKAEVAAAKA, from the exons ATGTCGGGGCCTTCTTCTGTCTCTGTGAAACCCACTCCTCTTTTGAAAGATGAACTCGATATTGTTATCCCAACCATTAGAAACCTTGATTTTCTCGAGATGTGGAGACCCTTTTTTGAACAATATCATTTGATCATTGTTCAAGATGGTGATCCTACAAAAACAATTCATGTTCCTGAAGGTTTTGATTATGAACTTTACAACAGGAATGATATTAACAGGATTCTAGGTCCTAAAGCTTCTTGTATCTCATTCAAGGATTCAGCCTGTAGATGCTTTGGATATATGGTGTCTAAGAAGAAGTATATCTACACCATCGATGATGATTGCTTT GTTGCCAAGGATCCATCAGGCAAAGATATCAATGCTCTTGAGCAGCACATTAAGAACCTTCTCTCCCCATCAACTCCGTTCTTTTTCAACACCCTATACGACCCATACAGGGAAGGTGCAGACTTTGTCCGTGGATACCCATTCAGTCTCCGTGAGGGTGTCCCTACTGCTGTTTCCCATGGTTTATGGCTCAACATTCCTGACTACGATGCCCCAACTCAACTTGTTAAGCCCCGTGAGAGAAACTCAAG GTATGTAGATGCAGTTTTGACCATCCCCAAGGGTACCTTGTTCCCTATGTGCGGGATGAACTTGGGATTCGACCGTGAGCTGATCGGACCTGCCATGTACTTTGGTCTCATGGGTGATGGCCAGCCAATTGGGCGATACGACGATATGTGGGCTGGATGGTGCATTAAG GTGATTTGTGATCACATGGGATGGGGAGTCAAGACAGGGCTTCCATACATCTGGCACAGCAAGGCCAGTAACCCCTTTGTTAACTTGAAGAAGGAATACAAGGGTATCTACTGGCAAGAAGAGATCATCCCATTCTTCCAACAAATAGTCATGCCAAAAGAATGCACCACCGTTCAAGCATGCTACATTGAGCTTTCAAAACAGGTACAAGAGAAGCTTGGAAAGATAGATCCTTACTTCACCAAGCTGGCTGAAGCCATGGTTACATGGATTGAAGCTTGGGATGAACTCAACCCAAAAGCTGAAGTTGCCGCTGCAAAAGCTTAG
- the LOC113295075 gene encoding uncharacterized protein LOC113295075: MEKAFDNLNMISLFIILKKHGFGDKWVQWLYWCVTSAQFSILVNGVASDKIKPSKGLKLNIVKNTITSIGVDNLVEELALELGCRATNFLVTYLGLLAGASHINIAIWDVVIDKMQKRFAVWKNKYLNKAGRSPLIKYALQSIPTYYLSLLHLPVFAEKKLNTIVRKFLWGVTGFLGVK; this comes from the exons ATGGAAAAAGCCTTTGATAATTTGAATATGATCTCTCTTTTTATTATTCTCAAAAAACATGGGTTTGGTGATAAGTGGGTTCAGTGGCTTTATTGGTGTGTAACTTCTGCTCAATTCTCTATTTTGGTTAATGGTGTTGCTTCAGATAAGATTAAGCCCTCTAAAG GTTTAAAGTTGAACATTGTGAAAAACACAATTACTAGTATTGGAGTTGATAACTTAGTGGAGGAATTAGCCTTAGAGCTAGGATGTAGAGCTACAAACTTTCTTGTTACTTATTTAGGGTTACTAGCTGGTGCTTCTCATATAAATATTGCAATTTGGGATGTGGTGATTGATAAAATGCAAAAGAGATTTGCAGTATGGAAGAACAAATATCTCAACAAAGCTGGTAGGTCCCCACTTATTAAATATGCTCTTCAAAGTATTCCTACTTATTATCTTTCTTTACTTCATCTTCCTGTTTTTGCGGAGAAAAAACTTAATACTATTGTGAGGAAGTTCTTGTGGGGTGTGACTGGGTTTCTTGGAGTAAAGTAA